The Cataglyphis hispanica isolate Lineage 1 chromosome 5, ULB_Chis1_1.0, whole genome shotgun sequence genome has a segment encoding these proteins:
- the LOC126849520 gene encoding uncharacterized protein LOC126849520 isoform X1 yields the protein MAREELRTKRPFKIWDSWRNVRKGLVVSNFEELIVRGKEKLGVPQNENVSLVLESDGTQVEDGEYFKTLGNNTILLLLRHGERWCPTGVDIIRAAISAIPKIVCETIHALELHDETPSWKIMDNKGRVTVVLHWDQRSSSSSQVQQQQSKAGQDAQTSKYSPTKKVDLSGAQRPSLVIQTSLDKLGYDGKATHLPGEIGPTRYTSPRITVINHDDMQPTQPHIPGRLVKQGTNSFDSTTIHIHTPECSNHIHQPVARNGSPVNGADGGAVGECDFHCCALHEEGRRIAVHKSVATSPIQDAQHAQYQHPHHPHPQQQQQTQTQTPSPQPPSSLSDGTKRPGLSKGHVRFRDTADEESSSRLIGATSFHLHHNHHHHHQEHDSSESETENTIMEDEIVTSEKFLLLIDQLTVDQKHHLSIKDIGIILERLSSKILDVERLDRESESEECYNWTIKAIIRGDVLRELGVIYNGNYYAISEHPGYKEESEENNEDNEEEEEDRL from the exons gaGTTACGGACCAAGAGACCTTTTAAGATATGGGACAGCTGGCGTAACGTAAGAAAAGGGCTGGTCGTTAGCAATTTTGAAGAATTGATTGTCCGGG GCAAGGAAAAACTGGGCGTGCCACAAAACGAGAATGTCTCGCTAGTTTTGGAGTCGGACGGCACGCAAGTCGAGGACGGCGAGTACTTCAAGACACTAGGCAACAACACGATCCTGCTCCTGCTGCGGCATGGTGAACGCTGGTGTCCCACTGGCGTCGACATCATTCGCGCTG CAATTTCAGCGATCCCGAAAATAGTCTGCGAGACGATCCACGCGCTGGAGTTGCACGATGAGACGCCATCGTGGAAAATCATGGACAATAAAGGCCGAGTCACAGTGGTGCTGCACTGGGACCAGcgttcgtcgtcgtcgtcgcagGTACAGCAGCAGCAATCGAAGGCAGGCCAGGATGCCCAGACTTCCAAGTACTCGCCGACTAAGAAAGTCGACCTGAGCGGCGCTCAACGGCCGTCCTTGGTAATCCAGACCAGCTTGGACAAGCTCGGCTATGATGGCAAGGCGACGCATCTGCCCGGCGAGATCGGCCCGACGCGGTACACCAGCCCGCGAATCACTGTGATAAATCATGACGATATG CAACCAACACAACCGCACATACCGGGCCGCCTAGTGAAACAGGGCACGAATTCGTTCGACAGCACGACCATCCACATTCATACACCGGAATGCTCCAACCACATTCATCAGCCGGTCGCGCGAAACGGCAGCCCGGTGAACGGTGCTGATGGCGGCGCCGTCGGCGAGTGCGATTTCCATTGCTGCGCCCTGCACGAGGAGGGTCGTAGAATCGCTGTGCATAAGTCAGTGGCAACGTCACCGATCCAGGACGCGCAGCATGCACAGTATCAACATCCTCATCATCCGCATCCACAGCAACAACAGCAAACGCAGACGCAGACACCATCGCCGCAGCCGCCATCCTCCCTGTCGGACGGTACTAAGCGACCCGGTCTTAGCAAAGGTCACGTTCGCTTCCGCGACACCGCTGACGAAGAGTCGAGCTCGCGTCTGATCGGCGCCACCAGTTTCCATCTGCAtcataatcatcatcatcatcatcaagaGCATGACAGCTCCGAGTCTGAAACAGAGAACACGATAATGGAAGATGAGATCGTGACCTCGGAGAAATTTCTGCTTTTGATCGATCAGCTAACGGTTGACCAGAAGCATCATCTTAGCATCAAGGATATCGGCATCATACTAGAACGACTCAGCTCCAAGATCCTTGACGTCGAGCGATTAGATCGCGAAAGCGAGAGCGAGGAGTGTTACAATTGGACGATCAAGGCGATCATCCGGGGCGATGTTCTACGGGAGCTCGGAGTGATTTATAACGGGAACTACTACGCGATTTCGGAGCATCCCGGCTACAAGGAGGAGTCCGAGGAGAATAACGAGGATaatgaggaggaggaggaggatagACTTTAA
- the LOC126849520 gene encoding uncharacterized protein LOC126849520 isoform X2, producing the protein MEIGNLVEETNFEATDKIDQTELHVDQTESLHTHKPLNDQPTISAIPKIVCETIHALELHDETPSWKIMDNKGRVTVVLHWDQRSSSSSQVQQQQSKAGQDAQTSKYSPTKKVDLSGAQRPSLVIQTSLDKLGYDGKATHLPGEIGPTRYTSPRITVINHDDMQPTQPHIPGRLVKQGTNSFDSTTIHIHTPECSNHIHQPVARNGSPVNGADGGAVGECDFHCCALHEEGRRIAVHKSVATSPIQDAQHAQYQHPHHPHPQQQQQTQTQTPSPQPPSSLSDGTKRPGLSKGHVRFRDTADEESSSRLIGATSFHLHHNHHHHHQEHDSSESETENTIMEDEIVTSEKFLLLIDQLTVDQKHHLSIKDIGIILERLSSKILDVERLDRESESEECYNWTIKAIIRGDVLRELGVIYNGNYYAISEHPGYKEESEENNEDNEEEEEDRL; encoded by the exons ATGGAAATCGGCAACTTGGTTGAGGAAACTAACTTCGAGGCAACtgataaaattgatcaaaCTGAATTACACGTGGATCAAACTGAAtccttacacacacacaagccTTTAAACGATCAACCAA CAATTTCAGCGATCCCGAAAATAGTCTGCGAGACGATCCACGCGCTGGAGTTGCACGATGAGACGCCATCGTGGAAAATCATGGACAATAAAGGCCGAGTCACAGTGGTGCTGCACTGGGACCAGcgttcgtcgtcgtcgtcgcagGTACAGCAGCAGCAATCGAAGGCAGGCCAGGATGCCCAGACTTCCAAGTACTCGCCGACTAAGAAAGTCGACCTGAGCGGCGCTCAACGGCCGTCCTTGGTAATCCAGACCAGCTTGGACAAGCTCGGCTATGATGGCAAGGCGACGCATCTGCCCGGCGAGATCGGCCCGACGCGGTACACCAGCCCGCGAATCACTGTGATAAATCATGACGATATG CAACCAACACAACCGCACATACCGGGCCGCCTAGTGAAACAGGGCACGAATTCGTTCGACAGCACGACCATCCACATTCATACACCGGAATGCTCCAACCACATTCATCAGCCGGTCGCGCGAAACGGCAGCCCGGTGAACGGTGCTGATGGCGGCGCCGTCGGCGAGTGCGATTTCCATTGCTGCGCCCTGCACGAGGAGGGTCGTAGAATCGCTGTGCATAAGTCAGTGGCAACGTCACCGATCCAGGACGCGCAGCATGCACAGTATCAACATCCTCATCATCCGCATCCACAGCAACAACAGCAAACGCAGACGCAGACACCATCGCCGCAGCCGCCATCCTCCCTGTCGGACGGTACTAAGCGACCCGGTCTTAGCAAAGGTCACGTTCGCTTCCGCGACACCGCTGACGAAGAGTCGAGCTCGCGTCTGATCGGCGCCACCAGTTTCCATCTGCAtcataatcatcatcatcatcatcaagaGCATGACAGCTCCGAGTCTGAAACAGAGAACACGATAATGGAAGATGAGATCGTGACCTCGGAGAAATTTCTGCTTTTGATCGATCAGCTAACGGTTGACCAGAAGCATCATCTTAGCATCAAGGATATCGGCATCATACTAGAACGACTCAGCTCCAAGATCCTTGACGTCGAGCGATTAGATCGCGAAAGCGAGAGCGAGGAGTGTTACAATTGGACGATCAAGGCGATCATCCGGGGCGATGTTCTACGGGAGCTCGGAGTGATTTATAACGGGAACTACTACGCGATTTCGGAGCATCCCGGCTACAAGGAGGAGTCCGAGGAGAATAACGAGGATaatgaggaggaggaggaggatagACTTTAA